TGGCTCAGCGCGCCTGCACCCCGCCCGGCGCGGACCGGCCCGCCTTCGATGTGGCACCAGGGACCCTGGAATACGGCGTCGGTATCCACGGTGAGGCGGCCCGTGAGTCGATCGTCCGCCCCGAGTTGGACGCGCTGGTGACGCGGATGGTCGGTGAGCTGCTCGATGATCTCGACATCACCGACGCCGGGGTTCTCGTCCTGGTCAACGGCCTCGGCGGCACCGGGGATCTGGAGCTGTGGCATGTGCTGGCCGAGGTCGCGCGGGCATTGGCCGATCGCGGGGTGCCGCTGCGCAGTGCGGTGGCGGGCACGTTCGTCTCCGCACTGGACATGGCCGGGTTCTCGATCACCGTGACCGCGGTGGGCGACGAGCAATGGCTCCAGGACTGGTGTGCACCGCATCGCACCGCCGCTCTGCCGTCGCCGGTGCCCGCCGACATGATCATCACCGGGGACCAGGCGAGGCAGCCGGCGGGTGAACCGTCGCCATGGCTCGGTCAGCTCGCCGACGACGTGGCCCGGATCCGCGAGCCACTCAACGATCTCGACCGGCGGGCCGGCGACGGGGATATCGGCACCAATCTCGACAACGCCTTGCAGGCGGCGGTCCGTCGCGGGACAGGCGCCGACGCCGACCTCACCGCCGATCTGCATTCTCTGGCAACGGCTTTCGCCGAGGACGTCGGCGGCTCCAGCGGGCCGCTGTTCGGCCTGGTCCTCGGTAGGGTCGCGGCCAGTGTCCACGCGAAAGGCTCAGCGGGCGCGGCCGAGGGGTTGCGCGACGGGGTGGCGGCGATCACCCGCGCCGGGGGCGCGCGCGTCGGTGATCGCACCATGGTCGACGCGCTGCATCCGGCGGGCTGGGACGGCAAGTCGCCACGGGGCGCGCTCGACGACGACGCGCTGACCGCCGCCCTCGACGGTGCGGCCGCGACCAGTTCGATGGTCGGCAAGCGCGGGCGGTCCAGCTATGTCGGCGACAAGGCGATCGGCACCACCGATCCCGGCGCACTGGCCGTCGTCGTGGTGCTCACCGCCATCGTCGAGCGCATCGACGGCCGGCGCCGGGATGTGCGGTGCGCGCCAAGCTCGCCGAATTGATCGACGGCTGAGCGTCAGGGCTGTTTGACCCACTTGCCCGCGTCGCCGACGATACCGACCGGCACCGCTCCGCTCAGGCTCACCCCGGCGACATGCGGGCCGGCGGCCACGATGGTGGTGTCCTGCAGGATGGGCAGCACCGTGGCCATCTCCCACAGCCGCGGTTCGACGGCGTCGATCACCTTCCCGATCTCCTCGGTGCCGCGCAGCGCGGCATCGATCCTCGGTTGGATGCCGCGGTCGCAGATCCCGGTCAGGTTACTGGGCGCCTGCACCAACTCTCCTGGACCACTGGGCGTTTGGGGCGCGGTCGTAACGGTCGTCGTCGGCGTTGTCGGTGCCGTGGTCGTCGGCGGTTTGGGCGGCGGCGCCGGGCTGGCAGGGGTGCCGGAGGTGGGCGTCGTGGTGGTCACCGTGACGCTGGGGGTGGGCGTGACGGTCGAGACGGCGGTGGCCTCCAGCGCCGGGCAGCCATAGCGCGAGGCCAGTGCGGTGGCCAGATCGCCGCCGGCATGATGCCAACCGACGATCGCGTCGACCGAATTGTCGACCAGCGCATCGCCATAGAGCTTCACCGGGTCCAGCGCGGACACCGAGGCCGTGATGCCGACACTGCGCAACTGGTCGGCGGCGGTGTTGGCGACGGCGATCGAGGTGGGGTCGTTGGCGGCCACACCGAGCACCAATGTCAGCGGTTCGCCGTCGCGCATGAGCTGACCGCGCGCTTCATCGGGCGCCGGTGTTCCCGGCGTCGCCGTCGCGGTGGGAGATACCGGGGTGATCTGGTACCCCGAGTCGGCAAGTAGGGCCAGCGCATCCTGCTGGCTCATCGCCTGCGGGGCGGTGGGCACATAACCCGGATCCGACGGGGAACGCACCTGCGATTGCGCCAGCGTCACGGTGTTGTCCGAGCCGGCGCCGACGGCGGCCAGCAGGTCGACGTCGAGCAGGCCCAGCAGCGCCTTGCGCACCCGCAGATCGGTGAGCTCCGGCTGTTGGGCGCGCAGGGTCAGTTGCATCACGCGCGGCGTGACGATCCGGGCGGTGCGCACATCCGGGATCGCCGACAGCTGGGCGAACGCGGCCTGCCCACCGTGCACCTGGGCTACCTGGGTGTCGCCGTTTCGAATCGAATCGGCCAGGGCGGCAGGTGATCCGCCCCGCCGGAACAGGATCTGGTCGGGGGCGGCGGGCTGACCCCAGTATCGGTCGTTGCGGGCGAGCATGATCTCGTCGCGCTGCGGGTCGATGCTCTCCACCCGGAACTGGCCACCGGTGACCGGCAGGGCGCGCACCAGCCCGGCACCGAAGCTGCCGGGCATGTCCTTGACGATGTGCGCGGGCAGGATGTTGTTGAACAGCTCGCGCCAGGCGGGATAGGGCTGGGCGAACGTCACCACGGCGGTCTTCCCGCCCTCGACCGACTGGACCCCGGTGATCAGGTCATAACCCGCCGGGTCGACGACCCCGGGAACGCTGACCATCTGGCGCCACAGGTACCAGAAGTCGTCGGCACCGATGGGCGCGTTGTCGGTCCAGGCCGCTTCGGGGCGGATCTTGTAGGTGACCGTGAATGGTTCCTCGTTGGTGACCTCCGCCGAGATCAGCAGGGTGGGGTCCATCTCCCAGCGGGACCCGGTGGGCGTGTTCGCGTCCGGGATCGGCCGGAACGAACTGGGCAGCACCAACGCGGCGACGGCGGCGTTCACCGAGGACTGGTCCGAGAGCAGATGCGGGTTGAACCCGGCGCC
The sequence above is drawn from the Mycolicibacterium neoaurum VKM Ac-1815D genome and encodes:
- a CDS encoding dihydroxyacetone kinase subunit DhaK produces the protein MGTNFYSAVPSASGHALSALAATGGTRVGVHLDPIYTWARDPDPARRVGLVSGGGAGHEPMHAGFLGRGGLDAVCPGEVFTSPHNRQIHAASAKVAGDGGVLHIVKNYTGDVLNFAIAAERLRADGIEVDRVLVDDDLGSQGQDVGRRGTGATVVVEKILGAAADRGLSLPELVELGQAVVASSRSLAVAQRACTPPGADRPAFDVAPGTLEYGVGIHGEAARESIVRPELDALVTRMVGELLDDLDITDAGVLVLVNGLGGTGDLELWHVLAEVARALADRGVPLRSAVAGTFVSALDMAGFSITVTAVGDEQWLQDWCAPHRTAALPSPVPADMIITGDQARQPAGEPSPWLGQLADDVARIREPLNDLDRRAGDGDIGTNLDNALQAAVRRGTGADADLTADLHSLATAFAEDVGGSSGPLFGLVLGRVAASVHAKGSAGAAEGLRDGVAAITRAGGARVGDRTMVDALHPAGWDGKSPRGALDDDALTAALDGAAATSSMVGKRGRSSYVGDKAIGTTDPGALAVVVVLTAIVERIDGRRRDVRCAPSSPN
- a CDS encoding ABC transporter family substrate-binding protein, giving the protein MNGVPTARRLTTTVAVLSALLLVGCTVSPPPAPQSTETTQTPPPPPAKAMQIIMAIDAIGAGFNPHLLSDQSSVNAAVAALVLPSSFRPIPDANTPTGSRWEMDPTLLISAEVTNEEPFTVTYKIRPEAAWTDNAPIGADDFWYLWRQMVSVPGVVDPAGYDLITGVQSVEGGKTAVVTFAQPYPAWRELFNNILPAHIVKDMPGSFGAGLVRALPVTGGQFRVESIDPQRDEIMLARNDRYWGQPAAPDQILFRRGGSPAALADSIRNGDTQVAQVHGGQAAFAQLSAIPDVRTARIVTPRVMQLTLRAQQPELTDLRVRKALLGLLDVDLLAAVGAGSDNTVTLAQSQVRSPSDPGYVPTAPQAMSQQDALALLADSGYQITPVSPTATATPGTPAPDEARGQLMRDGEPLTLVLGVAANDPTSIAVANTAADQLRSVGITASVSALDPVKLYGDALVDNSVDAIVGWHHAGGDLATALASRYGCPALEATAVSTVTPTPSVTVTTTTPTSGTPASPAPPPKPPTTTAPTTPTTTVTTAPQTPSGPGELVQAPSNLTGICDRGIQPRIDAALRGTEEIGKVIDAVEPRLWEMATVLPILQDTTIVAAGPHVAGVSLSGAVPVGIVGDAGKWVKQP